The following proteins are co-located in the Pseudomonas fluorescens genome:
- a CDS encoding cyanate transporter translates to MENVHAKPATAVWLMISVVLVALNLRPSMAAIGPLLSSIRTDVPLTFSNAALLTMLPVMAMGLAMFFGMGLAKRFGEHRSMMISLAVIGLATLSRLFLDSALALIVSAMAAGVGIAMIQAVMPALIKSRFSHNVSLFMGLYVTAIMGGAALAASFSPFVQAQTGSWRIGLAIWAALAVLALVFWYAQRSAMPALPQGGSGPQESFLGNRRAWLLAVFFGLGTASYTCVLAWLAPYYVEQGWSEQNAGLLLGFLTAMEVVSGLLTPAIANRRQDKRGVVAVLLVLIITGFCGLILSPQHLSLLWPCLLGLGIGGLFPMSLILSLDHLDNPRRAGGLTAFVQGIGYLIAGLSPLIAGMIRDQLGSFQWAWWSLTAVIVVMLLIVTQFNPKHYAQHIR, encoded by the coding sequence ATGGAAAACGTTCACGCAAAACCCGCTACCGCCGTCTGGCTGATGATCAGCGTTGTACTGGTCGCCCTTAACCTGCGCCCGTCGATGGCTGCCATTGGCCCACTGTTGTCGTCGATTCGCACTGATGTGCCGTTAACGTTCAGCAACGCGGCGTTGTTGACCATGCTGCCGGTCATGGCCATGGGCCTGGCGATGTTCTTTGGCATGGGCCTGGCCAAGCGTTTTGGCGAACACCGCAGCATGATGATATCGCTGGCAGTCATTGGTCTTGCCACGCTCTCACGGCTGTTTCTGGATTCGGCGCTGGCGCTGATCGTCAGCGCAATGGCGGCCGGCGTGGGCATTGCGATGATCCAGGCGGTGATGCCGGCGCTGATCAAGTCGCGGTTCAGCCATAACGTTTCGCTGTTCATGGGCCTGTACGTCACCGCCATCATGGGCGGCGCGGCGCTGGCGGCGTCGTTCTCGCCATTCGTGCAAGCGCAGACCGGCAGCTGGCGCATCGGCCTGGCGATCTGGGCGGCACTGGCGGTATTGGCGTTGGTGTTCTGGTACGCGCAGCGCTCGGCCATGCCAGCGCTGCCCCAAGGCGGTTCCGGCCCACAGGAGTCGTTTCTCGGCAACCGCCGCGCCTGGTTGCTGGCGGTCTTCTTCGGCCTCGGTACTGCGTCCTACACCTGCGTACTGGCGTGGCTGGCGCCGTACTACGTGGAGCAAGGCTGGAGCGAACAGAACGCCGGTTTGCTGCTGGGGTTCTTGACCGCGATGGAAGTGGTGTCCGGTCTGCTCACTCCGGCCATCGCCAACCGCCGCCAGGACAAACGCGGGGTGGTGGCGGTGCTGCTGGTGCTGATCATCACAGGGTTCTGCGGCCTGATCCTGAGCCCGCAACACCTCAGCCTGTTGTGGCCATGCCTGCTGGGGCTGGGCATTGGCGGCCTGTTTCCGATGAGCCTGATCCTGTCCCTCGACCACCTCGATAACCCTCGACGCGCCGGCGGCCTGACCGCCTTTGTGCAAGGCATCGGTTACCTGATTGCCGGCCTGTCACCGCTTATCGCCGGGATGATCCGCGACCAGTTGGGCAGCTTTCAATGGGCCTGGTGGTCACTGACCGCCGTGATCGTGGTGATGCTGTTGATCGTCACGCAGTTCAACCCAAAGCATTACGCGCAACATATCCGCTGA
- a CDS encoding aldehyde dehydrogenase family protein, with the protein MSPVVNGVFIGGEWRAGHDVLEVINPATEATLARVSVGDASAVSQAVGAASAAFIDWSKSTGRERGALLREVARGVSAQREHLMRLQSSNNGKPLFEAGMDVDDVVATFDYYAGIAEQLDAGQDRPVALPADDFSARLRREPCGVVGLIVPWNFPMVTTAWKLAPALAAGCCVVLKPSEVTPLAELHLARIIAEAGFPAGVFNLVCGTGLAVGAPLAADPRVAKISFTGSNAVGVQVMQRAAETTKGVSLELGGKSSLLVLADADLDLAVELACGGGFFNAGQMCSATSRVLVADSLADQFLQRLQTRAEGIRVAEPFADEVEMGALINRAQYQRVLGHIQRGIHDGARLLCGGDRPAHLAKGYFIRPTVFTDVPLDSALWNEEIFGPVLCVRRFASVDEAIALANDSDFGLVASVVSNHAETADRVANALQAGLVWINAPQVIFPQTAWGGYKQSSIGRELGPWGLAAFQEIKHVIRAH; encoded by the coding sequence ATGAGCCCAGTAGTGAACGGGGTGTTTATCGGCGGTGAATGGCGTGCGGGCCATGATGTACTGGAGGTGATCAACCCGGCCACCGAGGCGACGCTGGCCCGCGTCAGCGTCGGTGATGCAAGCGCCGTGAGCCAAGCGGTCGGCGCGGCCAGTGCGGCGTTCATCGACTGGTCGAAAAGCACCGGCCGTGAGCGTGGCGCGCTGCTGCGTGAGGTCGCCCGGGGCGTGAGCGCGCAACGCGAACATTTGATGCGGTTGCAATCGAGCAACAACGGCAAGCCTCTGTTTGAAGCGGGCATGGATGTGGATGACGTGGTCGCCACCTTCGACTACTACGCCGGCATCGCCGAACAGTTGGACGCCGGGCAAGACCGTCCGGTGGCACTGCCCGCCGATGATTTCAGCGCGCGCCTGCGCCGAGAACCGTGCGGCGTGGTGGGGCTGATCGTGCCGTGGAATTTCCCGATGGTCACCACCGCCTGGAAACTCGCCCCGGCGCTGGCTGCCGGCTGCTGCGTGGTGCTCAAGCCGTCGGAAGTCACGCCGCTGGCGGAGCTGCATCTGGCGCGGATTATCGCTGAGGCCGGGTTCCCGGCCGGGGTGTTCAATCTGGTCTGCGGCACCGGCTTGGCCGTCGGTGCACCGCTGGCAGCGGACCCTCGCGTCGCGAAGATTTCCTTCACCGGCAGTAACGCCGTGGGCGTGCAGGTGATGCAACGCGCCGCTGAAACCACCAAGGGCGTCAGCCTGGAATTGGGAGGCAAATCTTCATTGCTGGTATTGGCCGATGCCGACCTCGACCTGGCCGTGGAACTGGCCTGTGGCGGCGGCTTTTTCAACGCCGGGCAGATGTGTTCCGCCACCAGCCGCGTGCTGGTAGCGGACAGCCTCGCGGATCAATTCCTGCAGCGGTTGCAGACGCGGGCTGAAGGTATTCGTGTGGCGGAGCCGTTTGCCGACGAGGTGGAAATGGGCGCGTTGATTAACCGTGCGCAGTATCAGCGGGTGCTGGGGCACATCCAACGCGGCATTCACGATGGCGCGCGGTTGTTGTGTGGCGGTGATCGCCCGGCGCATCTGGCGAAGGGCTATTTCATTCGCCCGACGGTATTCACCGATGTGCCATTGGACAGTGCCTTGTGGAACGAAGAGATCTTCGGCCCGGTGCTGTGTGTACGCCGTTTTGCCTCGGTGGACGAGGCCATCGCGTTGGCCAACGACAGCGATTTCGGCCTGGTGGCCAGTGTGGTGAGCAACCATGCCGAAACCGCCGACCGCGTGGCCAACGCCTTGCAGGCCGGGCTGGTATGGATCAACGCGCCGCAGGTAATCTTCCCGCAGACGGCATGGGGCGGTTACAAGCAGAGCAGCATCGGCCGCGAGTTGGGGCCGTGGGGGCTGGCGGCGTTTCAGGAGATCAAGCATGTGATTCGCGCCCACTAA
- a CDS encoding 5-guanidino-2-oxopentanoate decarboxylase: MATCGEVLVNLLERYGVDQVFGIPGVHTVELYRGLARSRIRHVTPRHEQGAGFMADGYARTSGKPGVCFIITGPGMTNITTAMGQAYADSIPMLVISSVQSRNQLGGGRGKLHELPNQGAMIAGVAAFSHTLMSAAELPGVLARAFALFQAGRPRPVHIEIPLDVLVENADALLASAPVSVARAGAAPSAVKQMSQLLAAAKRPLILAGGGAIDAAAPLMRLAETLGAPVALTINAKGMLPSTHPLLLGSTQTLVATRALVAEADVVLAIGTELAETDYDVTFAGGFELPGLLLRVDIDPDQTVRNYPPHVALVADAQLAAEALLAELSTTPLPARHSDWGTQRVARLWAELTPTWDAATRAQTLFLDTVLQALPDAVLVGDSTQPVYSGNLTLNLDHPRRWFNSSTGYGTLGYALPAAIGAWLGRGDGQPVVCLIGDGGLQFTLPELASAVEARVPVIVLLWNNQGYEEIKKYMLNRSIEPVGVDIYTPDFIGVATALGCVAESIQGIEQLRTALRAAADRQGPTLIEIDQALWMKAVAV, encoded by the coding sequence ATGGCCACCTGCGGCGAAGTATTGGTCAACCTCCTGGAACGCTACGGCGTGGACCAGGTGTTCGGCATCCCCGGCGTGCACACCGTGGAGCTGTATCGCGGCCTGGCGCGCTCACGCATCCGTCACGTCACCCCGCGCCACGAGCAGGGCGCGGGGTTTATGGCCGACGGGTACGCGCGCACCAGCGGCAAGCCAGGGGTGTGTTTCATCATCACCGGGCCGGGCATGACCAACATCACCACCGCCATGGGCCAGGCCTACGCCGACTCGATCCCCATGCTGGTGATTTCCAGCGTGCAGTCGCGCAACCAATTGGGCGGCGGACGCGGCAAGTTGCACGAGCTGCCGAACCAGGGCGCGATGATCGCCGGCGTCGCCGCGTTTTCCCATACGTTGATGTCGGCAGCAGAGTTGCCTGGCGTGCTGGCCCGCGCGTTTGCGCTGTTCCAGGCCGGTCGACCGCGCCCGGTGCATATCGAGATTCCACTGGATGTGCTGGTCGAAAACGCCGATGCACTGCTCGCCAGTGCACCGGTCAGTGTCGCGCGCGCCGGTGCGGCGCCGTCGGCGGTCAAGCAGATGAGCCAGTTGCTTGCGGCCGCCAAACGCCCGTTGATCCTCGCCGGTGGCGGCGCCATCGATGCCGCCGCACCCCTGATGCGCCTGGCCGAAACCCTCGGCGCACCGGTAGCCCTGACCATCAATGCCAAGGGCATGCTGCCGTCCACACACCCCTTGCTGCTCGGCTCGACCCAAACGCTGGTCGCCACACGCGCCCTGGTCGCCGAAGCCGATGTGGTGCTGGCCATCGGCACGGAGCTGGCGGAAACCGACTATGACGTGACCTTCGCCGGCGGCTTCGAGCTTCCAGGTTTACTGCTGCGGGTCGACATCGACCCCGACCAGACCGTGCGCAATTACCCGCCTCACGTCGCGCTGGTAGCCGATGCGCAACTAGCCGCCGAAGCCTTGCTGGCGGAACTGAGCACCACGCCACTGCCGGCTCGCCACAGCGATTGGGGCACTCAGCGCGTCGCTCGTTTGTGGGCCGAATTGACGCCCACCTGGGACGCCGCCACGCGCGCGCAAACCCTGTTCCTCGACACCGTCCTGCAGGCACTGCCCGACGCCGTGCTGGTGGGCGATTCCACCCAGCCGGTGTACAGCGGCAACCTGACCCTGAACCTCGACCACCCACGCCGCTGGTTCAACTCGTCCACCGGCTACGGCACCTTGGGGTACGCCCTGCCCGCCGCCATCGGCGCCTGGCTGGGGCGCGGCGACGGGCAGCCGGTGGTGTGCCTGATCGGCGACGGCGGCCTGCAATTCACCCTGCCGGAACTGGCCAGCGCCGTGGAAGCGCGCGTGCCGGTGATCGTGTTGCTGTGGAATAACCAGGGTTACGAGGAGATCAAGAAATACATGCTCAACCGCTCCATTGAGCCGGTCGGCGTGGACATCTACACCCCGGACTTCATCGGCGTGGCCACGGCCTTGGGCTGCGTGGCCGAAAGCATCCAGGGCATCGAGCAACTGCGCACGGCCTTGCGCGCCGCCGCCGATCGCCAGGGGCCGACGCTGATTGAAATCGACCAGGCGCTCTGGATGAAGGCGGTAGCGGTATGA
- a CDS encoding LysR substrate-binding domain-containing protein, giving the protein MKRLPPLPALHTFWVTAQCCNFTRAAEHLHITQGAVSRQVAGLERHLGYALFQRQARGLSLTEEGREWSLRAQQVFGLIGDAVEQIGRRRDTLQLKASTCVMRWLLPRLMQWQKERPEVPVELTTTVAYTVDFRREQFDAAVIYAPIAEQSSEARHLFDEQLTPVCAPVLLAGLRVPADLQQQVLLHPTRDERDWALWLKAANTRLSNLAQGHHFETLDLAMTVASQGSGVAIGDSALIGEDVKAGRLATPFELRVPTGMGYYLVYPPGTEPSAGLEALMDWLVSQAQQSWH; this is encoded by the coding sequence ATGAAACGCCTTCCGCCGCTGCCCGCGTTGCACACCTTCTGGGTCACGGCCCAGTGCTGCAACTTCACCCGCGCCGCTGAGCACCTGCACATCACCCAAGGTGCGGTGAGCCGGCAGGTCGCCGGGTTGGAACGCCATTTGGGCTACGCGTTGTTCCAGCGCCAGGCGCGGGGCTTGAGCCTCACCGAAGAAGGCCGCGAGTGGTCGTTGCGCGCGCAGCAGGTGTTCGGCCTGATCGGCGATGCCGTGGAGCAAATCGGCCGTCGCCGCGACACCCTGCAACTCAAGGCCTCGACCTGCGTGATGCGCTGGCTGCTGCCGCGCTTGATGCAGTGGCAAAAGGAACGCCCGGAAGTGCCGGTGGAACTCACCACCACCGTGGCTTACACCGTGGACTTTCGCCGCGAGCAATTCGACGCGGCCGTGATCTATGCGCCCATCGCCGAGCAGTCGAGCGAGGCGCGGCACTTGTTTGATGAGCAACTCACGCCGGTGTGCGCCCCCGTATTACTGGCCGGCCTGCGCGTGCCAGCGGACCTGCAACAACAGGTGCTGCTGCACCCTACACGGGATGAGCGGGACTGGGCGTTATGGTTGAAGGCGGCCAATACGCGCTTGAGCAACCTGGCCCAGGGGCATCATTTTGAGACATTGGATTTGGCAATGACCGTGGCCTCCCAAGGGTCCGGGGTGGCGATTGGCGACAGTGCGTTGATTGGCGAGGATGTGAAGGCCGGGCGCTTGGCGACGCCGTTTGAACTGCGCGTGCCGACGGGGATGGGCTATTACCTGGTGTATCCGCCGGGGACTGAACCGTCGGCTGGGTTGGAGGCACTGATGGATTGGTTGGTGAGCCAGGCACAACAGTCTTGGCACTGA
- a CDS encoding NAD(P)-dependent oxidoreductase: MSKIAIIGATGRAGSQLLEEALRRGHTVTALARNTDKLAARPGVTVKQVDALDAQALQQAISGNDVVISAAHFATLPASAVIGPVKQAGVKRLLVVGGAGSLLLPGGSRVIDSPGFPTEYKAEASAGAEFLAALREEKALDWSFLSPSAEFVETERTGKFRLGQDDLLVSSDGRSWISFADYAIALIDEVETPKHSRQRFTVGY, from the coding sequence ATGAGCAAGATTGCAATCATTGGTGCCACCGGCCGTGCCGGCAGCCAACTGCTGGAAGAAGCGTTGCGCCGTGGGCACACCGTCACCGCCCTCGCCCGTAATACCGACAAACTGGCCGCCCGTCCGGGTGTCACCGTTAAACAAGTCGATGCCCTGGATGCCCAAGCCTTGCAACAGGCCATCAGCGGCAACGACGTGGTGATCAGTGCAGCGCACTTCGCCACCCTGCCGGCCAGTGCCGTGATCGGCCCGGTGAAGCAAGCCGGTGTTAAACGCCTGCTGGTGGTGGGCGGTGCCGGTTCGCTGCTGTTGCCAGGCGGCAGCCGTGTGATCGACAGCCCGGGCTTCCCGACAGAGTACAAGGCCGAAGCCAGCGCAGGGGCTGAGTTTCTTGCGGCGCTGCGCGAGGAAAAGGCACTGGACTGGAGCTTCCTGTCGCCGTCGGCAGAGTTCGTAGAAACCGAGCGCACCGGGAAATTCCGCCTCGGTCAGGATGATTTGCTGGTGAGTAGCGACGGCCGTAGCTGGATCAGCTTTGCCGACTACGCCATCGCGCTGATCGACGAAGTGGAAACACCGAAGCACTCGCGCCAGCGTTTCACGGTCGGCTACTGA
- a CDS encoding MBL fold metallo-hydrolase, with protein sequence MISTLKRLTTAMAALAFAAHAAAADLKLDAYNPGTSAMMPVSSVLVSGEHDVILVNAQFGKTQAEQLVTKIRASGKHLTTIYVSDGDPDFYFGLDTLTAAFPDAKVLASQPVVDHIKATAEHKLAFWGPKLGADKPTKAIIPQVLQGHTLTLEGKTLEVIGLDGPQPDRTFVWIPSIKAVVGGVVVFENTHVWMADTQTAKSHTDWLATLQRIEDLKPTTVIPGHYLGTPTVQSVAFTAGYIKAFDEETAKAKDSTALIAAMKKRYPNLEDESSLELGAKVAKGEMKW encoded by the coding sequence ATGATCTCGACGCTCAAACGATTGACCACCGCGATGGCCGCTCTGGCATTCGCCGCCCACGCCGCTGCCGCCGACCTGAAGCTGGACGCGTACAACCCCGGAACCTCGGCAATGATGCCGGTCAGCTCGGTGCTGGTCAGTGGCGAACACGACGTCATCTTGGTGAACGCGCAATTCGGCAAAACCCAAGCCGAGCAGCTTGTGACAAAGATCCGCGCCAGCGGCAAACACCTGACCACCATCTACGTCAGCGATGGCGACCCGGATTTCTACTTCGGCCTCGACACCCTGACCGCCGCATTCCCCGATGCCAAAGTGCTGGCCTCGCAGCCGGTGGTGGACCACATCAAGGCCACCGCTGAACACAAACTCGCGTTCTGGGGGCCGAAACTGGGCGCCGACAAGCCAACCAAAGCGATCATCCCGCAAGTGTTGCAGGGCCATACGCTGACCCTCGAAGGCAAGACGCTTGAAGTGATCGGCCTGGACGGCCCGCAACCGGACCGCACGTTTGTGTGGATTCCGTCGATCAAGGCGGTCGTCGGGGGCGTTGTAGTGTTTGAGAACACACACGTGTGGATGGCCGACACGCAAACGGCGAAGTCGCACACTGACTGGTTGGCGACCTTGCAACGCATCGAAGACCTGAAACCCACCACAGTGATTCCGGGCCACTACCTGGGCACACCGACGGTGCAGTCGGTAGCGTTTACGGCGGGCTACATCAAGGCGTTCGATGAAGAAACCGCCAAGGCCAAGGACTCGACCGCGCTGATTGCCGCCATGAAAAAGCGTTACCCGAACCTTGAGGACGAGAGCAGCCTGGAACTGGGTGCCAAAGTCGCCAAGGGCGAAATGAAGTGGTGA
- a CDS encoding LysR family transcriptional regulator: MDRLQAMRVFVTVVDLGSQSAAADHLDLSRPVVSRFLAELEDWVGARLMHRTTRKLSLTAAGAEMLPRCRQMLELCNDMQAAVSESDEAPRGQLRLSVSSSFGQAQLAAAVVEYVKLYPLVSIDMQMLDRTVNLVDERIDLAIRTSFELDPNLIARKLTLCRSVICASPGYLLEHPQPRQVRDLAEHNCLTHSYFGKSLWHFTENGEPVSVAVQGSISANEASTLLRVTLAGAGVARLPSYQAGDYIRRGELVRLLPEAEPQQMHIYAVYASRKHMPLALRSLLDFLVLRFPQEPVWDIGL; this comes from the coding sequence ATGGACCGTCTCCAGGCAATGCGAGTGTTTGTAACGGTAGTCGACTTGGGGAGCCAGTCGGCCGCAGCTGATCATCTGGACCTGTCGCGCCCGGTGGTGTCGCGGTTTCTCGCCGAGCTTGAGGATTGGGTCGGCGCGCGCCTGATGCATCGCACCACTCGAAAGCTCAGCCTTACCGCCGCCGGTGCCGAAATGCTGCCGCGCTGCCGCCAGATGCTCGAGCTGTGCAATGACATGCAAGCGGCGGTCAGTGAGTCGGACGAAGCGCCTCGCGGGCAGTTGAGGCTGAGTGTCAGCAGCTCGTTTGGCCAGGCGCAGTTGGCGGCTGCGGTGGTTGAGTACGTCAAGCTGTACCCGTTGGTCAGTATCGATATGCAGATGCTCGACCGCACCGTGAACCTGGTGGATGAGCGCATCGACTTGGCCATCCGCACCAGCTTTGAGCTGGACCCCAACCTCATTGCCCGCAAGCTGACCCTGTGTCGCTCGGTGATCTGTGCATCGCCCGGTTACCTGCTGGAGCATCCGCAGCCTCGGCAAGTGCGCGACCTGGCGGAGCACAATTGCCTGACCCACTCCTACTTCGGCAAGAGTCTTTGGCACTTCACCGAGAACGGCGAGCCGGTGTCGGTGGCGGTGCAGGGCAGTATCAGCGCCAACGAGGCCAGTACGCTGTTGCGGGTGACATTGGCGGGAGCAGGGGTGGCGCGGCTTCCCAGTTACCAGGCCGGGGACTATATCCGCCGAGGCGAACTCGTGCGTTTGCTGCCCGAGGCCGAGCCGCAGCAAATGCACATTTACGCGGTCTATGCCTCACGAAAACATATGCCGTTGGCGTTGCGCAGCCTGCTGGATTTTCTGGTGCTCAGGTTTCCGCAAGAGCCTGTATGGGACATTGGGCTCTGA
- a CDS encoding helix-turn-helix domain-containing protein — translation MTKTAIPVFKLYGESQQWPTPDLLHCETISRRSRDYQWEIQPHRHADLCQLLYVHKGQAQLEIEGQRTTLSESTLQVLPPLCVHGFRFSEDVEGYVVTLAAPLVSHLQAQLGATVEGLQVLGNYPAGNDSDYLNSLFTRLQGEYADEQPARDMMMHALVSVLLVWISRQAIQRHHPRAPRGREYFRRFTQLVEQHYREHPKIEDLAHKLGISVSHLNGTCRELGGQPALQIMHDRQLLEAKRLLTYTSMTINEMSEVLGFSDPTNFSRLFRRRVGFSPKAFREQLKAE, via the coding sequence ATGACCAAAACCGCGATTCCGGTCTTCAAGCTGTACGGGGAAAGCCAGCAATGGCCGACGCCCGATTTGTTGCACTGCGAAACCATCTCCCGACGGAGTCGGGATTACCAGTGGGAAATCCAGCCCCACCGGCACGCGGATCTGTGCCAATTGTTGTACGTACACAAAGGCCAGGCACAGTTGGAAATCGAGGGCCAGCGCACCACGCTGAGCGAATCGACCTTGCAGGTGCTGCCGCCCCTGTGTGTGCATGGGTTTCGGTTTTCCGAGGATGTGGAAGGTTACGTGGTAACCCTCGCGGCGCCGCTGGTCAGCCACTTGCAGGCACAACTGGGTGCAACGGTGGAGGGTTTGCAGGTGTTGGGCAATTACCCGGCCGGCAACGACAGCGACTACCTCAACAGCCTGTTCACCCGCTTGCAGGGCGAATACGCGGATGAGCAGCCGGCGCGCGACATGATGATGCACGCACTGGTCAGCGTGCTGCTGGTATGGATCAGCCGCCAGGCTATCCAGCGCCACCACCCGCGAGCACCGCGTGGGCGTGAATATTTCCGGCGCTTTACCCAATTGGTCGAACAACACTACCGCGAACACCCGAAGATCGAGGACCTGGCCCACAAGCTGGGCATCTCGGTCTCGCACCTGAACGGCACGTGTCGGGAGTTGGGCGGGCAGCCGGCGTTGCAGATCATGCATGACCGCCAGCTATTGGAAGCCAAGCGCCTGCTGACCTACACCAGCATGACGATCAATGAGATGTCAGAGGTGTTGGGGTTCTCCGACCCGACCAACTTCTCACGGTTGTTCCGCCGCCGGGTCGGCTTTTCACCCAAGGCATTTCGCGAGCAATTGAAGGCTGAGTAG